The Astyanax mexicanus isolate ESR-SI-001 chromosome 4, AstMex3_surface, whole genome shotgun sequence genome segment ACAGGATAATGGACAATAACCAATTGATCCCTATATTTATCATTAAGTTATTGTGCTGCTTTACATTTGACCTGATGTCGAGATCTTCAGGTAGAAAATTTTAATTCAAATGCCCCACAAGTTagatttcatatttaaaaaagttaagagagGCTCaccaatattttaaatgaatagtaTTATACTGTTTACTGTCACTTCTATCTATTTGCGTGTCATTAAATCAGTCGTACACACAACACTGTCCAGCTTCTATCTGTGGAATTGCTTGAATAGTGTTTGGTTGATACTGTTGTCAACTGGTATCGAttagcaatgctaacctgggataaTGCTAACAGTAGTAACCTGGGACATAATAAAggagtttatattttaaatagattTGACACAAAAAAGGACTGTCAAACCCAGTTGTAGTAAAAGTCTTTAGTTGACAGTTTTTTGACAATAGTGTTTTGAAGTAGTGTTCAATTGTCATATTCTTAGTCTTAATGCAGAaactattttgtgtgtgtgtgtttaataatagTTTGTTTAGCACATCTTGAGGAGTAATGAAAGTGAATATGCACTGGGGACAGTTTTGTTGGTCTACAAAGTCTTGTACGTCCCATTCTCTCTGAATAATTATGCATTACTTTATTCTGTTGAATGTAAAGGCTGTTTTAATTGGAAActgttttttaaagatatttgtaTTATCATattaaagtagtagtagtaaatttATGTAGAATTAACGGAGCTAGAGAAAGTTTATGAGCTTTCTTGTCATTAATGGGGCAAAATAACCAAACAAATGATCCATGTCTAAAACCAAAGATTCTGTCATTTTGATTTTGCAGTTTTACAGCTAGAGAAAATATGATTTTATGTCCAAATAACCCTTAATTCACACATTTTATGTACCACCGTATGCCTAATAAATAATGTTAAACTGCTCTGCTAATGTTTAATGTATTGATGAGAGCCAAAGCTGAAGGacaccttaaaaaaacacttaagacACAAAAGGAAGTTGTAtgaaacagtctatttttattgAGCCAttgttttggcacactttttaaCAACACAGAAGCACAGCGAAAGGTATTTTTTAGCCAGGCGTTAAAGAATGTTGCACAAAAACAGGTCTTGCATATACTTAAGCATGTGTTTGCTTTAAGTGTCATCAAAAGCTTGGCCAATTGTAAGACAGGCAGTAAAAGTCCTTTGCTGCATCAGCGCGTGGTGTGAGTAAGTAAGTGTGTGATGGAAAGAGTCCTTTTGTATGATAAAGCCTTACAGACTTGGTGTTAGTAACAGGGTTTGGAAATGTAGGAAAGGGTTGAAAGAGGCTGTGATTTGGTGGGAGAGGTGTAGGATAAGAAGGTTTATGCCATGAAGGCCTTTTGGAGGGTTTCCACAATCTTCTCCAGCTGGGGCTTGATCTCTTCTCCCACGGTGGCCAGCTTCTTTTGCAGCTCTCCAGATTCGTACTTGGACTGCAGCTGTCCGAAGACGCTTTGTGCGTGGTCTCTGTACTCCTGGACGTAGGGGGCGACAAACTGCCTCAGCTCTTCCACGCGCTCGGTTGCCTTGCTACGCAGGACCTCCACGATGGGGGTCAGCTTGGACTTGGTCTCCTCCAGGTTGGTCTTGATCCTTTCCTGCAGATCCTTCATCACGGGCTCCATCTTGACGCGGAGCTGCTCCATCTGCTCACGGTGTTTTTCTGTGAACTCCTTGATCAGGGGCTCCAGCTTCTCACGGTACTCATCGAGGTGTTTCTTCACCACCTGGCGCAGCTCCTCGCGCTTGGGCTCCAGCTCTTTGCGCAGATCCTCAACATCTTTCTCAACCTTGGCGCGGAGAGCAATGACGCCTTCCACTACTTGGGGACCGATGGTCTCTCTGACTGGAGCAAGGGAGGTAGAAGCAGCCTCAAGGTAGCCTTGGATCCTTTGCAGGGACAGGGTGAGGCGCTCCCTGTGAAGAAGACAAGAACAAAGATCTTATAGTTACTGTTAGTCTTTAGAGTAATAAATGAGTAGGCCTGGAAAAATAAGCTTAATCTCTTACTTGACTTCCTTGTAGTCACCATCATCAAGACGGTCGATGGCTTTCTGAGCTGTCTCCTTCACCTGACCCAGGTATGTCACAACTGCAGACCTAATCTGTTCATAGTCAGTTGGTGCATCTGCCTGCATGTAGCGGGCCTGGCAACCTGAACAAGCAGGAAGAGGAGGACGAATTTAGACTAAAGATTTTGAACATGCTGCTGGAACAGACATACTGGACTAGGTATTGTTTAAACCTTTTATTATCAGTGTTGGCAAATTGGAACATTTTTTACCTGCGGCCAGAAGAATGGTCAGTGCTAGAGCCACGAACCTCATGATGGATCTGTGAAGAGAAGCAACAAATATTGCAGGTCAGCATCTTTTAAAGAGCTTTGAAGAGCAACAACACATCTTTGACAATTATTACCTAAAGCCTGATGAAACTAGAGAAACTCTCAAGCCGTCCTGAATGAGTTCAGTCTACAGCATATGTCAAGCCTATCAACCTACACTCTAATCCAGACTGGATATAACAGAGCTGCATGGAGTTACAAAGGCTTCACTACCAGATTAGCTCTTAACCATGGGATAATCTTCAATCCCCAAGATTACTCTTGGACAGCCAGGGAGGATTTGTCCCTATCCTGGGGTGACTCTTTAGGAGGCCTTTGCAAAGAATTAAAATGCTATtgggaaaaatgtaaatgttgttcTAAATTGTGATTTTAGCCAGTCTTTCACAAATTAGAATTGTCTTTTAAACAActcaagtataaaaactaaaacttaaaaagTACAATGTCCTACAACAACTGCCTCTATACAATATATAAGTTTTCAGTGCGTAAAATCTTCAACTCTTCAGCCGTGGCTGTCCAGTGAAAAAGTGCCGGTTCCCTTGGCTCAGCTGCTTACCTGTTGATGATGCTGGTCTTGGAGAGACTGATGAGCCTGAGGTGGAGATGGATGTTTTATAGGGCCCCGGGGAGTGGGAGGGAACACTGTGGGGAGTGAGTTTGCCTCTGTGGAGTTGGACCTCACCCCCTCTCTGATTCACTGGACGAGTTGGGTACAATGGTCACCTACTGAGTAGAGGGGGAGGTTGTCAtcgatagaagcacaaaagtgCTGTGGAGATGTTTATGTTCAGTTTCTTCTGCTTTTTGGACGTTTTTCGTGCAGATAAGAACGTGAAcatgtttttgtgtatttgtgtaaacACTTGGTAGAATATTGACTTAAAAAGGTTTTGCATCATTCAAAAACATACTATTTGTGCATACTTCCTTTTAGAACTTTTTGATCCATTGTACTATTTACTCATCTGTCGCTTATACAGATAATATAATATTCTTTAAATGACCATTGCACACTTCTGTAACTCGATTAGAACCTATATAGTTTGCTCTGTTTTCATTGTAGTAAAGGCATAAGGCCATAAAGGGGGTTCAATGCTTGTGGCAGTGGAGAACCATTATTTCTATAATTATATATATCTATCCTCCAGCTTGGTAAAAATtggatacttttaaaaaaaattaactttagcatgaaaaaagcacatttttaatgctttttgaGTGTGAaagttaaataaatcaaattatgtTGCAGATAATTGGGTCAAATGGTTTAGAATGTTAAACCTGTTCTTTACAGGTTGGAATCATTTGAAGAAATGACTTGAAATTACTTGAAAATGACTTAAATCACCTTAATTAAGTTAACATCTAAAATATCTTGTATCTCCAATCCAATCTCAATGCACATACCCTTACAGTgcattgtttagttttttatattttatatttagaacatactttaaaatattgattaaattatCTTATTGCCttttatttcataattttatATGTTCATTTCTAACTCATTATGATtgcaaataaaatttaaataaccaGAACTTTATGTTCCCAACAAAATCTGTGCACACAAGCTTGTAAATTTGCATGGCCGTGAACAGGCAGGCCATTAGTCTTGAGTGGGAGCATTGagtaaactgataaaaaaaaaatgcaaacacaTCTACTGCAGTAAAATTCAATGATCAAATCAGTGGCATTAGAGGGGAATCTCcttctttcatttgttttttttttatccctctgTCTTTTCTTTATCAGGGTAAAAGATCCAGCGCTCTCCTGGGTTCTCTGATAAGGTTCTGAAAGGGCATTGGGTACAGACCCGCACCATAAAGCAGTGTCGTAATCTTCATGGTACACTCTGTTACCATATCGCTGCATTAGAAAAAGCTGCCAGACTGCTCTGCATGCTGTGGCAAAATGACAAATGGGTTAAAGGGTCAGTTGAGctgtccagtgtgtgtgtggactttGTCTGTCACTACAGATTTAATGCAATTTTGAAGATATACGTACTGGTTTTTACACAGTAAAGGGATTTTAAGGCATGATGGAAAGGTTTATTTCTTAGTTGTATTTTtaacatactaaaaaaaaattaaactttataACCCTGAGATCACACCTTGTAGCCTGGATGCATGTAGAAGCTAAAATCCTATCAGCAATTAGAAGCTTTCTATAACATTAGCATTCAATCTACTGGAATTAGGAcagaaattagcagaaaatgtatCAATGCACTTTTTCAGCCTTCCTGATGAACTCTATGCTTAATCATTAACCTACAAAAGCAAAGAGAAAATCAGCAGAGCAAATTCATGGAATTTAAGATGGACTCCAGGGACACTATCCAAAATGCTCTGCCTATGTGGGAGTATGACGTCTGAGTCAGCAGAACTGCAGTTGACTATTAATATATAGGACAAATATGGAACCAGTCCATCCGTTTTAAATCCATTTGGACCCCTGAACATAGTGTCACACGTATGTAAGAATATAAGTTCAAAAGTGCAGAAAAAAAGTGCAAAGTCAAACGTCAGACCATTACTTAACCGCTCATCCCTGCTTCAATACTGCTAATCAATTTCAAACACTGTCCTTGTACTTTAGCCTTCTAGattcagttcatgtttttagAGTTGAGGATACCAAGCAAAGtgttttagttattattttttcccTATCTTCTCCCAAACACATAAGGTGtgcaatagcacatggctgtcattgttattttctgtttttaaattctCCACGCATTCTCtattggggacaggtcaggactgcaggacTTCTTGAGAAATGCATGGGTGCACATGGAAAAGATGTTGCAGCGTATGTAACTGCAAAATCTCAATGTAATTTTCTGCCATAGTTAATCGCAGAAGTGTACTTACACTCAAATTAAGTCCGGATAGTccatttagttaaaaatgatctGGAATAATGATTCATCAAACCACAGTACTCATGTCCACTGTGTAATGGTCTATCTGGATACTTTTGTGACCAGAGAAGTTGATGCCTCTTCtgaacatggttaacataaggcttgcAGTGGCATAAACATAAAGTTGTAAGTGTCATTTGTGGATGTAACTCCATTGTAGTGTTTGAGAAATATTTGCCAAAGGAAGTCCTACCAATGTTtatctatcagctattgttgaatacAGGTTCTTGGTGCAGTGCTGTCAGAGGGTATAATGACATTTTAGTAATACTGGCAAACTGAAGATTCTCAACCCATCCTTGCTCCTTAAATATTCAACCTGTGATTTCATGCTGAAGAGataaaaatactctaaaatgacttgaatttaaataaagtttagaACATTTTCTCTCTCCTGATAGATAATCAAGCTTGTACTGTATACGGGAATGTTTCTCAAAGACAGGCCGTCCGCTGTAACAAAGCATTAGCTTTCAATTGCAAATGAGTTCCCTCCCTCCTCGCTGATCCTGAGATGGCTCTGCACTTGATTACAGTGTCCCAAATCCCCAAACTTTCTCTTCACTTCACACGACTTTTATAACCAGGCTCACACCCCCTCTCCTTAATCCCCTCCACAATTCACCCGCAACCTTTCATTTTCCATTCTTCCTGCCAGTAAAACACCGGCTCCCTGCTGAGCGCATTTCTAAACACAGTGTCAATAGCTCTGTTCACTCCTTTAACTCAGCGTGGATCAGGAGACGACTGGCCAATTGGCCCCATTTGTCAGATCAGTTAAATGATAGTGGTGAAGGTTGAGTTGATCTTGTAGTTGTTATCTCTGTAATTACAGTAAGATACAGTAAAATATCATGCATCCTTTACTTTCCTTATTTATACGTATATATTTGTACGTTTATATGTCTAGAGTTAAAACAGGGTGTTTGGATAACTGTTACTTATTTTCTTGACATTTAATCTCCACCATtcgttttattactttaattctTTTATTCGTGCCTTTATAATGATCAAAGGCTCAGTTTACAATTTAAATATCTAGATAACGGGaatatcttaattttttaaattattttatttatttatttagtgttttttgtaCAGCTTTCTTTTTTCCAGCTATGGATAAGGTACCCAACCCATGTTCTTGAGTTAAAGCAGAGACACACAAAGTAAAAGTAGAAGTCCTCCTTTAGACCTCCACTCGAGTAAAAGCACAAAAGTATTTGCTTTTAGATGTacataaaaattattaatttaaaagtatCATATTTTGTTATGGGTGTAAAGTAGGTCATGATCCATATAGagtataaaaattatttaaaaagttattaatTTAAAAGTATCATATTTTGTTACGGGTCTAAAGTAGGTCATGACCCATATAGAGTATAGTCATATGATAAGCTTTGGACGCTACTGTTGAAATGCACTTTCATGCAAAAATGCTTtttgataataaaaaaactatatatggcttttttttattgatattcttTATATAAACAATAACCCCCAAATGTGTCTTAAGAGctatcagaattttttttttctaaagggaTTTGTAGTTATGTTCATTTACCAATGTAAAAATTGCATTTGCCAAACATTTAAGAGCGTACAACATGCTAATCTAAGTGTAGAACTGAATGTAGTGTGGACAGTATTCTACTGGAGGACTGATAAAACAAACCTTTGGTCTGGCATTATCTCAGTTAGACACCAATGTCATCACTGAGAATAAATATTAGAACTAGTATCAGTTTCTTCTTTTAAACAACTGCCCTGCTGTTTTTATTGGTGCTAATTGCACTGTGTTATAATAGGATTATTCAGTCATTATTCAGGGTTAAAGACAGTACATTCAGTACTGGTTGCAGTACATTTCCCCAATATCTCCTAAATACCTAAGGAAAATGGTGGTCTTAAACATTGAAAACAGGATAAAGGAGCATAATAAAGTTTCAGCTTGAAATCTAAGGACTCCCCATATCAAACTACATCTAGCACTGCTTCAAGGTGACATCTTTGTTAGAGACTTCCAggcatttttttaacaaaacaatgcaaagccacatgctgcacacattacaaaaaagaaatgacTGCAGACCAAGAGGGTACAGAACTGGGCTGGcctaacatttaaatgtaaaacactTAGGgttagcaatgttattttattatattattttgttattttatattctgtttattgttgagttaaaagtcaggttagcgtgtctgtgtgtgtgtttgtttaaaaagCGAGGGTGTACGGGTGCTGGCGCACCTATAGGAGTGAAATCTTGACAGTTAAACTATAGTCTAGGTTTGTTTCAgtaagtggcgcacctgtgttttccactgtcaGGTTAGCGTTTAGCCGCTAattctaatgctccagccttagtgctgttgAATCCGgtaatccaagcttactgtaaataaacaaatgcgctttactgacccaaataaacagttttcaggagagatatctgtgtagattaacatccagtgctcgtttgactttaaaagaaggtcattttttattacaactttgtttacttagcttagcctgcaccctgcgcaaggcacttCACCATGCTCTTTGTTACCATACACcaagtcaacagtctatttttgagTCTTACACTTGCGCCGTCAAAACAGCAAAGGAGTTTAGCAATACCCTATTTTTCGCAGTATAGAGCGCATCGGGTTATAAGGTCCACTATTAACTAAACTAGCTAagttaatagtgcaccttataacccGACACAAGAGGAGCACATTGGAGCACACTTGTATAAACTACAATAGCATGGAAAAAGTAGAGCAAAAGTCACTTTGAAAGCATCTTTGCAGGGTTAGATTAGGTTTTTGGAAGGTGATGTGTGGGTGCCAATCATGGATGTCACGTGACCCGTGGGCGGAGGAATAGAGAGAAACTATGGCGCAAAACAAGAGACCATGGTCCACCACCTACACAACGACACACCGAGAACAGAACAAGATTTCATACAAAATTATTGTCAATAGATTagttgattaaatatatatatatacattggtATATATTTGGCATGTGTTTCTTTCacattcattttaattcagtgttgcatGGATATTTCAATGAAAATGGCTGGAATTGCTGTCGTTCTGTTTAAACATGATGTTCCATTCACTGGATTCTTGGTGGACTTAGAGGTTTTCAATGCTAATATTTAGCTTGGCAGTTCATGATGTCCAGCTACCCTAAAGCCACTAAACGTTTTTTTAAACAAACGCCCACGCTTGAACTGATTTAAGAGAACTTTGCAACGGCCTTAATCGAACTGTCCCTTTGACACAGATACTCAGCAAAGTCCCCATGCAAATGCTGCATTACATAATGGTAAAAATGACcatgcaaaaaaagaaatattaagatattaaaaaaatattaaatgatcaGTTCTCAACTTATtggcattgaaaaaaaaacatatctaagTAAGGAACCAGCAAAGCAAAGATTTGTCCGTGTTTTTAAAAGCTCTGTAAAATTATCTGATGTGTGAATTAGCTTTAAGATGCGTTTTGAGATTTTTCAGAATGGTgagtcgcaaaaaaaaaaaaaaaaaaaatcatacacagcATGttagcaaaatgcaaaaaaaaaaaaaatcctgcataaaattttaacttaaattaaccTCCAAGAACGTCTGTTCCAGCTAATGGTGAAGCTGGACTTCAGACTGCAGGTCAAATGACAGGACGGTTGGGACACACACTTCTGGACAGAGGATAAATCTTCACATTTTTGTTCCAGAATGTATTAAAATTGAATGTATTACTGTGTATGGAAACACTGTTACAGCtacactctggaggagctgttgTGGAGACTGGAGGGGT includes the following:
- the apoa1b gene encoding apolipoprotein A-Ib; the protein is MRFVALALTILLAAGCQARYMQADAPTDYEQIRSAVVTYLGQVKETAQKAIDRLDDGDYKEVKERLTLSLQRIQGYLEAASTSLAPVRETIGPQVVEGVIALRAKVEKDVEDLRKELEPKREELRQVVKKHLDEYREKLEPLIKEFTEKHREQMEQLRVKMEPVMKDLQERIKTNLEETKSKLTPIVEVLRSKATERVEELRQFVAPYVQEYRDHAQSVFGQLQSKYESGELQKKLATVGEEIKPQLEKIVETLQKAFMA